From one Mucilaginibacter inviolabilis genomic stretch:
- a CDS encoding sigma-54-dependent transcriptional regulator, which translates to MKKILIIDDEVNVALLLSKFLTRNGFDVSTASSGTSGMEALKNDEFNLVLCDFRLEDTDGREMLRNIKTQYPKTGVIIITGYSDIKMAVELIKMGAYDYITKPLYPDEILNTINKAVETHYALVEDTGDDDNVVTEKSKSRDNKKLVFASEFVAGSSKSSKELQRQIELVAPTNYSVIILGESGTGKESVAKSIHLNSQRHNQPFIAMDCGSLTKELAASEFFGHEKGSFTGALYTKIGHFEMANGGTLFLDEVGNLSYEIQAALLRTVQERKVKRIGSTKEIDLDVRIIIATNESLQDGILKGKFREDLYHRFNEFTIYMPPLRERGNDIMLLAEHFLKIANNELGRNVTTFAPEVIDCFMNYRWPGNIRELKNVIRRAALLAEDNEITMKALPLEISNFKVPSFEPAYNQVNEAPEVKEPRHDLKNAALEAEYETIIKVLREVNFNKTKAAEILNIDRKTLYNKMKAINLK; encoded by the coding sequence CTCATCATTGATGATGAAGTTAATGTGGCTTTATTGCTATCTAAATTTTTAACCCGTAATGGCTTTGATGTAAGCACCGCATCTAGCGGAACAAGCGGGATGGAAGCCCTTAAAAATGACGAGTTTAACCTGGTGCTATGTGATTTTAGGTTAGAAGATACCGATGGCCGCGAAATGCTCCGAAATATCAAAACTCAATATCCCAAAACCGGGGTTATTATTATTACGGGTTACTCGGATATTAAGATGGCTGTTGAGCTGATAAAAATGGGCGCGTATGATTATATCACCAAGCCATTATATCCCGACGAAATATTAAATACCATTAATAAGGCTGTTGAAACGCACTACGCCCTGGTTGAAGATACCGGCGACGACGATAATGTGGTTACCGAAAAATCAAAAAGCCGCGACAATAAAAAGTTAGTGTTTGCCAGCGAATTTGTTGCAGGCAGCAGCAAATCATCCAAAGAGTTACAACGTCAGATAGAGTTGGTTGCTCCTACCAATTACAGCGTAATTATATTGGGCGAAAGCGGTACGGGTAAGGAGTCGGTAGCCAAAAGTATACATTTAAACAGCCAGCGGCATAACCAGCCATTTATTGCGATGGATTGCGGTTCCTTAACCAAGGAGTTGGCTGCCAGCGAGTTTTTTGGTCACGAAAAAGGATCGTTTACCGGGGCATTATATACCAAAATAGGGCATTTTGAGATGGCCAATGGCGGTACTTTGTTTTTGGATGAAGTAGGCAACCTCTCCTACGAAATACAGGCCGCCCTGTTGCGCACCGTTCAGGAGCGTAAAGTAAAAAGGATAGGCAGCACCAAAGAGATTGATCTGGATGTACGCATTATTATAGCCACTAATGAAAGTTTGCAGGATGGCATATTAAAAGGCAAGTTCAGGGAAGATTTGTATCATCGGTTTAATGAATTTACCATATACATGCCGCCATTGCGCGAGCGGGGTAACGATATTATGCTATTGGCCGAGCATTTTTTAAAAATAGCCAATAATGAGCTGGGGCGTAATGTAACCACGTTTGCCCCCGAAGTGATTGACTGTTTTATGAATTACAGATGGCCGGGCAATATACGCGAGCTGAAAAATGTGATCAGGCGGGCAGCTTTGCTGGCAGAGGATAATGAGATCACGATGAAAGCATTGCCACTGGAGATATCAAACTTTAAAGTGCCTTCATTTGAGCCGGCTTATAACCAGGTAAATGAAGCGCCTGAAGTAAAAGAACCACGGCATGATCTTAAAAACGCCGCCCTCGAAGCAGAATACGAAACCATTATTAAAGTTTTAAGAGAGGTGAACTTTAATAAAACCAAGGCGGCCGAAATATTAAATATCGACCGTAAAACCTTGTATAATAAGATGAAGGCCATCAACCTGAAATAA